A region of Fibrobacter succinogenes subsp. succinogenes S85 DNA encodes the following proteins:
- a CDS encoding fibro-slime domain-containing protein, whose translation MKHCCLGIVASLLLTVSAWADLTIHLQSPFRDNATSSGYIPHIVGGVTDYNPGFGATSRTMMKSEGDSWYSYTWEGKTVADFQDWQDFEFKACPNTDDYNFNNNNCVSWTEGGKTRITAFFGTETEIWLYTDTKDKSYRKSFMAPGSKIVWFKSPWGNKVLPQMIFGTDSVLMRFNEGDKEKCGWFYGALTPAMIEANPLLMGYFVRYKAPWYTVPASRDSFVDFAGLLQVQDTLYVDGTVPNPVVSAEIGTAGECFDPTRRLHIYHPWRTNTTFRDSTFYIKIDNNILNAPTGLSSEGEYKYWRHIDFADSLVGSAQWNSQMSTVQILRGSNDWPQHPYFQDSQRPHASDFFPTGIYETWFYTSTSLETFELAFYPPEPKVIRLKSPWENQSPSMVIESTGDIIKMGPLTDTCGWYTGTVYKHATDWRVYFKQTFGMERYGGKGVVAELDNLDSLISLDSLMALHDTVWVYPNPKQRYEPSDTTRYPGILGICPSLKISALVVDWAGESHDDGIDVDFGGIYQGNAYTTIMGLDQNGDLAELKTCSGHVPGMVQDTLVNGAPARVDSLVYPWAQCSAAREIEKWFIPQVVAKDAAGNEYKNGVCRDISLTLDEEGFWQADFTNEEGDCNDTINPGFYPIDDLQYLDSAKTVLNPKFDWDIQGCKHNYSFAMKVSAQFRYVKGQYFEFRGDDDVWVFINNRLVVDIGGCHSPVEGGVNLDTIGQNDPSLKLVEGREYPFHIFFSERNATGSNFKMRTSINLQTQKTYYPVEEKTTDGTIKYTILQLLMDESISCDVSSTSKIDTMPAQSSFVLFGDDDRIPSTGMELLPGSVAGINIDENMAGFVIDTVEIVRKRSLAPGSYMLQFFLASDMTQSSEVFFTVPAYPLPDIAFIDVFSGVDSVRIFDPTGISLRGLPFDGSANDTLLTHVAYPDTVPLQVGVFYIANLCKDCFAVLDLTTSFPISFLDEKKQRVNKLITDSTGVAKFYVVGDSSVTNASFEISGGAVANVISWGSIHFKEPPVPFANSGEAFDRNGDGVLDSISIVFNKAFDETIPDTIAWTFGSDDWHTVASAQSVALLMQDEKSLAIHADSLQNKVFTGGAKELYQGSFRYHYTYMDKETGQMTQLSLDGLAIEDRMGAILVDKPIVKPVSGNLNKLTVYISEAARMDLVNGIQFLEFKDKTGELVNPSLLSVMSVIPAMTSNYFDVLYQKKDDTILPEVGFMVRLVPGVLPDLNGNVPHVDNPWLRIEGEQRVGVESPGVVGIDPANWNPGTWPYQNDVAPVRVDVAKNIDDVIAETGLPGELIKFDLSEVAKTLLLNSSESRDVVLSKVKIKWEVEYFSTLGQFVNSQKGEVACNDKDVFGSDCVENPGNVFLMWDARSNKGRFVGTGVYIAKLKFKIFQGDKVAGKSEETFTLGIRRHGNK comes from the coding sequence ATGAAACACTGTTGTTTGGGTATTGTCGCCTCGTTACTGCTGACTGTCTCTGCGTGGGCGGATTTGACAATTCATTTACAGTCGCCTTTTCGCGATAATGCGACTTCATCGGGCTATATTCCGCATATTGTCGGTGGCGTGACGGATTACAATCCGGGTTTTGGCGCTACTTCTCGGACCATGATGAAGAGCGAAGGCGATAGCTGGTATTCTTACACTTGGGAAGGCAAGACGGTTGCCGATTTCCAGGACTGGCAGGATTTTGAATTCAAGGCCTGCCCGAATACCGACGACTACAATTTCAATAACAACAATTGCGTCTCGTGGACCGAGGGCGGGAAGACTCGCATTACTGCTTTCTTCGGTACGGAAACGGAAATCTGGCTTTATACCGATACGAAGGACAAGTCCTACAGAAAGTCGTTCATGGCGCCGGGTTCCAAGATAGTGTGGTTCAAGAGCCCGTGGGGCAACAAGGTGTTGCCGCAGATGATTTTCGGTACGGATTCCGTGCTGATGCGTTTTAACGAGGGCGATAAGGAAAAGTGCGGCTGGTTCTATGGCGCGCTTACGCCTGCGATGATTGAGGCAAACCCGCTTCTGATGGGCTATTTTGTACGCTACAAGGCGCCGTGGTATACGGTCCCGGCCAGTAGGGATTCTTTTGTGGACTTTGCGGGGCTTTTGCAGGTGCAGGATACGTTGTATGTTGACGGTACGGTGCCTAATCCTGTAGTGTCTGCGGAAATTGGGACGGCGGGCGAATGCTTTGACCCGACTCGTAGATTGCACATTTACCACCCGTGGCGTACGAACACGACATTCCGTGATAGCACGTTCTATATCAAGATTGACAACAACATTTTGAATGCGCCGACGGGGCTCAGTTCCGAAGGCGAGTACAAGTACTGGCGCCATATCGATTTTGCGGATTCGCTTGTGGGTTCTGCCCAGTGGAATTCTCAGATGTCGACAGTCCAGATTTTGCGCGGTAGCAATGACTGGCCTCAGCATCCGTATTTCCAGGATTCGCAGCGCCCGCATGCAAGTGATTTTTTCCCGACCGGCATTTACGAGACATGGTTCTATACTTCGACTTCACTTGAAACGTTTGAATTGGCGTTTTACCCGCCGGAACCCAAGGTTATCCGCTTGAAGAGTCCGTGGGAAAACCAGTCGCCTTCGATGGTGATTGAATCAACTGGCGATATCATCAAGATGGGTCCGCTTACGGATACGTGCGGCTGGTACACGGGTACGGTCTATAAGCATGCAACAGATTGGCGCGTTTACTTTAAGCAGACTTTTGGCATGGAGCGTTATGGTGGCAAGGGTGTTGTTGCTGAACTCGATAATCTTGATTCTTTGATTTCCCTGGATTCCCTCATGGCGTTGCACGATACGGTCTGGGTTTATCCGAACCCGAAGCAGCGTTATGAACCGAGCGATACGACCCGCTATCCGGGCATTCTCGGCATTTGCCCGTCTCTCAAGATTTCAGCGCTCGTTGTGGACTGGGCCGGTGAATCGCATGACGATGGCATTGACGTAGACTTTGGCGGTATTTACCAGGGCAATGCCTATACGACTATTATGGGCTTGGATCAGAATGGCGATCTTGCTGAATTGAAAACTTGCTCGGGGCATGTGCCGGGCATGGTGCAAGATACACTTGTGAATGGCGCGCCTGCACGTGTAGACTCGCTTGTCTATCCGTGGGCACAGTGTTCTGCCGCTCGTGAAATCGAGAAGTGGTTTATCCCGCAGGTGGTGGCGAAGGATGCTGCTGGTAATGAATACAAGAATGGTGTCTGTCGCGATATTAGCCTTACGCTTGATGAAGAAGGTTTCTGGCAGGCGGACTTCACGAATGAAGAAGGCGATTGCAATGACACAATCAATCCGGGGTTCTACCCGATTGACGACTTGCAGTACCTTGATTCGGCAAAGACGGTCTTGAACCCGAAATTTGACTGGGATATTCAGGGATGCAAACACAACTATAGCTTTGCGATGAAGGTCTCGGCGCAGTTCCGCTATGTGAAGGGCCAGTACTTTGAATTCCGTGGCGATGACGACGTGTGGGTGTTTATCAATAACCGCCTTGTCGTGGATATTGGCGGTTGCCATAGCCCTGTGGAAGGTGGTGTGAACCTGGATACGATTGGCCAGAATGATCCGTCGTTAAAGCTTGTTGAAGGTCGCGAGTACCCGTTCCATATCTTCTTCTCGGAACGCAATGCGACGGGTTCGAACTTCAAGATGCGCACGTCCATCAACTTGCAGACGCAAAAGACGTATTACCCGGTGGAAGAAAAGACGACCGATGGGACGATCAAGTACACCATTTTGCAGTTGTTGATGGATGAATCCATCAGCTGCGATGTCTCCAGCACGTCGAAAATAGATACGATGCCTGCGCAGTCTTCGTTTGTGCTGTTTGGCGATGACGACCGAATCCCGTCAACGGGCATGGAACTTTTGCCGGGCTCTGTTGCGGGTATCAACATTGACGAGAACATGGCGGGCTTTGTGATTGACACGGTGGAGATTGTGCGCAAGCGTTCTCTGGCTCCAGGCTCTTACATGTTGCAGTTCTTCTTGGCAAGCGACATGACGCAGTCCAGCGAAGTGTTCTTTACGGTGCCTGCTTACCCGCTCCCGGACATTGCATTTATCGATGTGTTTAGCGGTGTGGATTCTGTCAGGATTTTTGACCCGACGGGTATTAGCTTGCGCGGCCTCCCGTTTGACGGCTCTGCAAACGATACGCTTTTGACTCATGTGGCTTACCCGGATACGGTGCCTTTGCAGGTGGGTGTGTTCTACATAGCTAACCTTTGCAAGGACTGCTTTGCGGTGCTTGACTTGACGACATCGTTCCCGATAAGTTTCCTGGATGAAAAGAAGCAGCGCGTGAACAAGCTGATTACCGATTCAACCGGTGTCGCGAAGTTCTACGTGGTGGGTGATTCCTCGGTGACGAACGCAAGCTTTGAAATTTCCGGTGGTGCTGTGGCCAACGTGATTTCGTGGGGCAGTATCCACTTTAAGGAACCGCCTGTACCGTTTGCCAATAGTGGCGAGGCGTTTGACCGCAATGGCGATGGCGTGCTCGATAGTATTTCTATTGTGTTCAACAAGGCGTTTGATGAAACTATCCCGGATACGATTGCGTGGACGTTCGGTAGCGATGACTGGCATACGGTTGCCTCTGCTCAAAGCGTGGCGTTGCTGATGCAGGATGAAAAGAGCCTTGCCATACATGCCGATAGCTTGCAGAACAAGGTGTTTACAGGTGGCGCCAAGGAACTTTATCAAGGCTCCTTCAGGTACCATTACACGTACATGGACAAGGAAACGGGTCAGATGACCCAGCTCAGCCTGGATGGCCTTGCAATTGAAGACCGCATGGGTGCAATCCTTGTGGACAAGCCGATTGTGAAGCCGGTATCTGGTAACTTGAACAAGTTGACGGTTTATATCAGCGAAGCGGCCCGCATGGATTTGGTGAACGGCATCCAGTTCCTCGAATTCAAGGACAAGACCGGTGAATTGGTGAATCCGTCTCTCTTGTCTGTGATGTCTGTCATTCCGGCCATGACGAGCAACTATTTTGATGTACTTTACCAGAAGAAGGACGACACGATTTTGCCGGAAGTCGGCTTTATGGTGCGTCTTGTTCCTGGGGTGTTGCCGGACCTGAACGGGAATGTGCCGCATGTGGATAACCCGTGGCTCCGTATTGAAGGCGAACAGCGTGTAGGCGTGGAATCTCCGGGAGTTGTCGGTATTGACCCTGCGAACTGGAATCCGGGAACGTGGCCGTATCAGAACGATGTCGCACCAGTTCGTGTTGATGTGGCGAAGAATATAGACGAT
- a CDS encoding fibro-slime domain-containing protein, producing the protein MRHLYLAFCLFGAVASSAFADLTVHLQSPFGVAATSKYIPHVVGNAIKPDVGATSSTIMKDEGDNWYSYTWKSSLSDFLATESFSIKACPEGTTSNLTCVDWAEGDNFNFRDFFDGSKEVWIYTDSETGTYTKSFVAPGSKVVWFKSPWGNKALPQMVFGQDTVLMHFSEDKTKCGWFYAGLTQEMLDKHILRTAFFYRNNAPWLSVPADKKQIIELSAALEKKKDTIYVDGTLATPSVGTNMGTVGECFDNSRTLHVYNPWRTNSIYRDSSIYISIDGVRQDSIRGADTTIAGPAQEPLALDKDYKYWLSVTFSDSLVSTAAWKSADAKVQFTRSFNENIKIHYFSEKNRPVASDLFPSGVYETWFFASSTMEDVDISYAPLERKVVRLLSPWKNTPTSFVVSANNDVVRMSTFSKDTCGWFEGTYYKHASDWKVYFKQSFGLEKYSMQGVIREGNEVEVLVNLDSLLTTRDTAWVYPSEKNKSYSRPDASSKFPVGRLGDCPSMKISAMLIDWAGESHHDSIDIDFGHVFGGNAYTKVGKDSSCQAGTVTGMVKQTLVNGRPARVDSTDFPWSKCAAGHEIDKWFVPEVVATVGGKEYTNSRCQDIELQLDNEGFWYADYTNESGDCNDPVSPGFFPLDDFRYLDSAQTIPNPKFDWDVEGWVKWAGEANGKNDTCKHNYGYTMAVSASFKYVKGQYFEFRGDDDVWVYVNNRLVVDIGGVHEKVEGAVNLDTIGQNDPTLALKEGREYPFHIFYAERNATGSNFKMRTSINLQKQNTYLTTINDTKKSDITGILRLKMDAEAVSCDPNAKALVDTTDAPSVFYLDGGNFSEAAELSVGMNYGGILINEDRSSFSINIDEIVKQRSLQPGAYVLYFYYESDMGLNDAYEFTVPEYPTPEIAFVDVFKGSTTGKPTAFDPTNKTLRGETIVTGVNDTLMTHVRYPEMTYLEIMVTYMGEICGDCHVFLDLKPSNANLVFYSETDQQINTVETDDEGIARFYVVGEGAASGVSFNVVGISGVKNSLKWDNINFKDPEVPLAKTGSIYDRNGDGVADSIYIPFEFNALVEHDLDAIAWNFGSKDWHEFNSLEDISGFIKNDSTVVITADSLIDSVYTGEAKSVVDGNFRYHYIYLDEATGSTQESETLYTKIQDKIGAIILEKPMLKIVSNTAVKVTIKLSEGCNAALLLSDNSRFIELKDKDDNIVDPSKYVVYPATPNGESDYYDLMFLKSETVIAPEVGFKIRLVPGVLPDLSGNTPHELNPWRRIEGEQPLETERPKVVTVNPGMFDENPWPGDTNDVIPLRVEKDLTLKEIIQEKGLPGVLVKFQLDDYATTQVLGAGNLKPGTPEYDAVLSKVKVNWDIEFFSSLGQYVNWVKGEFACNDKSIFGTDCIQNAGNMFFEWDAMSDKGRMVGTGVYIAKFKFKIFSDKEVMGKGEETFTFGIRRNEKYKTGTKKIK; encoded by the coding sequence ATGAGACACCTGTATTTGGCTTTTTGTCTATTTGGCGCTGTTGCGTCTTCGGCTTTTGCTGATTTGACTGTTCACTTGCAGTCTCCTTTTGGCGTAGCTGCCACTTCTAAATATATTCCTCATGTTGTTGGGAATGCCATCAAGCCCGATGTCGGGGCTACTTCATCTACCATAATGAAGGATGAAGGTGATAACTGGTATTCTTATACATGGAAATCGTCCCTTTCGGACTTTTTGGCGACTGAATCATTCAGTATCAAGGCGTGTCCGGAAGGCACGACCAGTAATCTTACTTGCGTAGACTGGGCGGAAGGCGATAACTTTAATTTCCGCGATTTCTTTGATGGTAGCAAGGAAGTCTGGATTTATACGGATTCTGAGACGGGAACTTATACGAAGTCCTTTGTGGCTCCAGGATCCAAGGTTGTTTGGTTCAAGAGCCCGTGGGGCAATAAGGCTTTGCCGCAGATGGTCTTTGGGCAAGATACGGTCTTGATGCATTTCTCTGAAGATAAGACGAAGTGCGGCTGGTTCTACGCAGGCCTTACTCAGGAAATGCTTGACAAGCATATCCTACGTACTGCATTTTTCTATCGTAACAATGCACCTTGGTTGAGTGTCCCTGCGGACAAGAAGCAGATTATTGAATTGAGTGCCGCTCTCGAGAAGAAAAAGGATACTATCTATGTTGATGGTACTCTGGCAACACCTTCTGTCGGGACGAACATGGGTACTGTTGGGGAATGCTTCGACAATAGCCGAACGTTGCATGTTTATAATCCGTGGCGTACCAACAGCATTTATCGCGATAGCTCGATTTATATCAGTATAGATGGTGTGAGACAGGATTCAATCCGTGGTGCAGATACGACTATTGCAGGACCTGCACAGGAACCGCTTGCTTTAGACAAGGATTATAAGTACTGGCTTTCCGTGACTTTCTCGGATTCCCTTGTTTCTACAGCGGCCTGGAAATCTGCAGATGCTAAGGTGCAGTTTACCCGTAGTTTCAATGAAAATATCAAGATCCATTATTTCAGTGAAAAGAATCGCCCGGTTGCAAGCGACTTGTTCCCGTCAGGTGTTTATGAAACATGGTTCTTTGCAAGCTCTACAATGGAAGACGTTGATATTTCTTACGCACCGCTTGAACGCAAGGTTGTGCGCCTGCTTAGCCCGTGGAAGAATACGCCGACTTCGTTTGTGGTCAGTGCCAATAATGATGTCGTGAGAATGTCGACTTTCTCGAAGGATACTTGCGGCTGGTTCGAAGGTACGTATTACAAGCACGCTTCTGATTGGAAGGTTTATTTCAAGCAGAGCTTTGGCCTTGAAAAGTACTCGATGCAAGGCGTTATTCGTGAAGGCAACGAGGTTGAAGTTCTTGTCAATTTGGATTCCTTGCTGACCACTCGCGATACGGCTTGGGTCTATCCGTCCGAAAAGAACAAGAGCTATAGCCGTCCGGATGCTTCGTCCAAGTTCCCGGTGGGTCGTCTTGGCGATTGCCCGAGCATGAAGATTTCCGCAATGCTTATTGACTGGGCTGGCGAAAGCCATCACGACAGTATTGATATTGACTTTGGCCATGTGTTTGGCGGTAATGCCTATACTAAGGTCGGGAAGGATAGTTCTTGCCAGGCCGGAACTGTAACGGGCATGGTGAAGCAGACGCTTGTAAATGGTCGCCCGGCACGAGTGGATTCTACAGATTTCCCGTGGAGCAAGTGCGCTGCAGGTCACGAGATTGACAAGTGGTTTGTGCCGGAAGTTGTCGCTACTGTTGGTGGCAAGGAATATACGAACTCCCGCTGCCAGGACATTGAACTCCAGCTTGACAACGAAGGGTTCTGGTATGCCGACTACACGAATGAATCGGGTGACTGCAATGACCCGGTAAGCCCGGGATTTTTCCCGCTGGATGACTTTAGGTATCTCGATTCTGCACAAACGATACCGAACCCGAAATTTGACTGGGATGTCGAAGGATGGGTCAAGTGGGCTGGCGAGGCCAACGGCAAGAATGACACTTGCAAGCACAACTATGGCTATACCATGGCGGTCTCCGCAAGCTTCAAGTATGTGAAGGGTCAGTATTTTGAATTCCGCGGTGACGACGACGTGTGGGTTTATGTCAATAACAGGCTCGTAGTGGATATCGGCGGTGTGCATGAAAAGGTGGAAGGCGCTGTAAATCTTGATACGATTGGTCAGAACGATCCGACGCTCGCCTTGAAGGAAGGTCGTGAATATCCGTTCCATATCTTCTACGCCGAACGCAATGCGACGGGGTCGAACTTCAAGATGCGTACCTCCATCAATTTGCAGAAGCAGAACACCTATCTTACGACAATCAACGATACCAAGAAGAGCGATATCACGGGTATCTTGAGACTCAAGATGGATGCCGAAGCTGTTAGCTGCGACCCGAATGCCAAGGCTCTGGTCGATACAACTGATGCCCCGTCTGTATTCTACCTCGATGGTGGTAATTTCTCCGAAGCGGCTGAACTGAGTGTCGGCATGAACTATGGCGGTATCCTGATTAACGAAGACAGGTCCAGTTTCTCGATTAATATTGATGAAATTGTCAAGCAGCGTTCGCTGCAGCCGGGAGCTTATGTGCTGTACTTCTACTATGAAAGCGATATGGGCTTGAACGACGCCTATGAATTCACTGTTCCTGAATACCCGACTCCGGAAATCGCGTTTGTTGATGTGTTTAAGGGCAGCACTACGGGCAAGCCGACTGCATTTGACCCGACGAACAAGACGTTGAGAGGAGAAACGATTGTCACTGGTGTAAACGATACGTTGATGACTCACGTGCGTTACCCGGAAATGACGTACCTTGAAATCATGGTGACCTACATGGGTGAAATTTGCGGTGACTGCCATGTCTTTTTGGATCTGAAGCCGTCGAATGCAAATCTGGTGTTCTACAGCGAGACGGATCAGCAGATCAACACTGTTGAAACGGATGATGAAGGTATTGCTCGTTTCTATGTTGTGGGCGAAGGTGCTGCTAGTGGTGTCTCGTTCAACGTCGTTGGCATTAGCGGTGTCAAAAACTCGCTCAAGTGGGATAACATCAACTTCAAGGATCCTGAAGTGCCGCTCGCAAAGACGGGTAGCATCTATGACCGCAATGGTGATGGTGTTGCTGACAGCATTTACATCCCGTTTGAGTTCAATGCTCTTGTTGAGCACGATTTGGATGCGATTGCATGGAACTTTGGCAGCAAGGATTGGCACGAGTTCAACTCTCTTGAAGATATCTCGGGATTCATTAAGAACGATTCAACTGTCGTCATTACCGCAGATAGCCTGATTGATTCTGTTTACACGGGTGAAGCGAAGTCTGTTGTCGATGGCAATTTCCGTTACCATTACATTTACCTTGATGAAGCGACGGGCTCGACTCAGGAATCTGAAACGCTCTACACGAAGATTCAGGATAAGATTGGCGCTATCATCCTTGAAAAGCCGATGCTCAAGATTGTCTCGAATACCGCAGTGAAGGTGACGATTAAGCTTTCTGAAGGTTGCAATGCCGCATTGCTCTTGTCGGATAATTCTAGGTTCATCGAACTGAAGGACAAGGATGACAACATTGTGGATCCGTCGAAGTATGTCGTGTACCCTGCAACTCCGAATGGCGAAAGCGATTACTACGACTTGATGTTCTTGAAGTCGGAAACTGTGATTGCTCCGGAAGTGGGCTTCAAGATTCGCCTTGTTCCGGGTGTGTTGCCTGACTTGAGTGGCAATACGCCTCACGAATTGAACCCATGGCGCCGTATTGAAGGTGAACAGCCGCTTGAGACTGAACGTCCGAAGGTCGTGACGGTTAATCCGGGCATGTTTGATGAAAATCCGTGGCCGGGTGATACGAACGATGTGATTCCGCTCCGCGTCGAGAAGGACCTTACCCTTAAGGAGATTATCCAGGAGAAGGGCTTGCCGGGCGTGTTGGTCAAGTTCCAGCTTGACGATTACGCAACGACCCAGGTGCTTGGCGCTGGTAACTTGAAGCCGGGTACTCCTGAATACGACGCAGTCTTGAGCAAGGTCAAGGTAAACTGGGATATTGAATTCTTCTCGAGTCTGGGGCAGTATGTGAACTGGGTCAAGGGCGAATTCGCCTGCAACGACAAGTCTATTTTCGGTACGGACTGTATCCAGAATGCGGGCAACATGTTCTTCGAATGGGATGCCATGAGTGACAAGGGCCGCATGGTCGGAACGGGCGTGTATATTGCGAAGTTCAAGTTCAAGATTTTCTCGGATAAGGAAGTCATGGGCAAGGGCGAAGAAACGTTCACGTTCGGTATCCGCCGCAACGAAAAGTACAAGACCGGAACAAAGAAGATCAAGTAA